One window of Triticum dicoccoides isolate Atlit2015 ecotype Zavitan chromosome 5A, WEW_v2.0, whole genome shotgun sequence genomic DNA carries:
- the LOC119299455 gene encoding uncharacterized protein LOC119299455 has translation MMRRRPPSFPTDCLLCHHPTFSPGCNIFPTDAAHLKRMSTAPPLPDSIASRGHRPRLPRRCASPPTTSMPISPTGAAPTNLLSLFPWLVHACGGRSTTRHLRPVVGGGCSSMVVVRKPSFAWARRICARATLGEEPTCSAATWFTPLLSAAGRGAHGGDATGSATEVLEVARSNRRPKCFRYMQSVFQGLSCVLLVFTTFQVHGGLVCLFMCCGDHGWNYRSCFCVSWASGRDHKFLSKAIEEGFDCGHGGMFGSDAMDVVVLSHRPSLAPRHIRPLCFFYFHMPMVISGSP, from the exons ATGATGCGCCGCCGCCCACCATCTTTCCCCACCGACTGCCTGCTTTGCCACCACCCCACCTTCTCCCCCGGATGCAACATCTTCCCCACCGATGCAGCACATCTGAAACGAATGAGCACAGCACCTCCTCTCCCGGATTCCATCGCATCCCGTGGTCACCGCCCTCGTCTACCTCGGCGCTGCGCTTCCCCACCGACGACCTCAATGCCCATCTCCCCCACCGGCGCCGCCCCCACCAACCTTCTCTCTCTCTTCCCTTGGCTGGTGCATGCTTGTGGAGGAAGATCCACGACGCGCCACCTCCGCCCCGTCGTCGGCGGTGGATGCTCGTCAATGGTCGTGGTCCGGAAGCCCAGCTTCGCCTGGGCGCGACGGATCTGCGCAAGGGCCACGCTGGGCGAGGAGCCCACATGCTCGGCCGCCACTTGGTTCACTCCTCTTCTTTCAGCCGCCGGGAGAGGAGCTCATGGCGGTGATGCTACCGGATCCGCGACGGAGGTGCTTGAGGTCGCGCGCAGCAACAGGAGGCCGAAATGTTTTC GTTACATGCAGTCAGTCTTCCAAGGTCTGTCGTGCGTACTACTAGTGTTCACAACCTTCCAAGTTCATGGGGGTCTTGTTTGTTTGTTCATGTG TTGTGGAGACCACGGATGGAACTATCGCAGTTGCTTCTGCGTTTCGTGGGCATCTGGAAG GGATCACAAGTTCTTGTCAAAAGCGATAGAAGAGGGATTTGACTGTGGCCATGGAGGCATGTTTGGCTCTGACGCCATGGATGTCGTTGTGCTCTCTCATCGTCCCTCCCTGGCCCCTAGGCACATCAGGCCGCTGTGCTTCTTCTACTTTCACAT GCCGATGGTGATAAGTGGAAGTCCCTGA